Proteins from a single region of Phaeacidiphilus oryzae TH49:
- a CDS encoding enoyl-CoA hydratase/isomerase family protein: MAVEDEIQFERDGHIARIWLNRPWKKNCVTVPILDRLDEIITEVDADPELRVLVFRGRGGTFCSGFDLDSLKSEFVGKSNAIDVAVKSAKVCDRLYSMKTPSVAVLEGHVTAGGFEIMISCDFAIAADDAKIGDFHIRRALFGGAGPIYRVPRMIGIRKTKELMLTGKLLSGIEATEFGLINDHAPAEKLDETVEAFIANLTDKSPFTMWLTKMTIDRSLDADTQSLMVMEHLAVGVALNSEDANEGVSAFLEKREPKWQGR, from the coding sequence ATGGCAGTGGAAGACGAGATCCAGTTCGAGCGCGACGGTCACATCGCGCGGATCTGGCTCAACCGGCCGTGGAAGAAGAACTGCGTGACGGTGCCGATCCTGGACCGGCTGGACGAGATCATCACCGAGGTCGACGCCGACCCGGAGCTGCGCGTCCTGGTCTTCCGCGGAAGGGGCGGCACCTTCTGCTCCGGCTTCGACCTGGACAGCCTGAAGTCGGAGTTCGTCGGCAAGTCGAACGCCATTGACGTCGCGGTGAAGTCCGCCAAGGTCTGCGACCGGCTGTACTCGATGAAGACCCCGTCGGTCGCGGTGCTGGAGGGGCACGTCACCGCGGGCGGCTTCGAGATCATGATCTCCTGCGACTTCGCGATAGCCGCGGACGACGCCAAGATCGGCGACTTCCACATCCGCCGCGCGCTCTTCGGCGGGGCAGGCCCGATCTACCGCGTGCCGCGCATGATCGGCATCCGCAAGACCAAGGAACTGATGCTCACCGGCAAGCTACTCTCCGGCATCGAGGCCACCGAGTTCGGGCTGATCAACGACCACGCCCCCGCCGAGAAGCTGGACGAGACGGTCGAGGCCTTCATCGCGAACCTCACCGACAAGAGCCCGTTCACCATGTGGCTCACCAAGATGACCATCGACCGGAGCCTGGACGCCGACACCCAGTCGCTGATGGTGATGGAGCACCTTGCGGTCGGGGTGGCGCTCAACTCCGAGGACGCCAACGAGGGCGTCTCGGCCTTCCTGGAGAAGCGCGAGCCCAAGTGGCAGGGGCGCTGA
- a CDS encoding DUF6236 family protein — protein sequence MSDIALYYPDVFVQDETWLKAAALYWPRIARLMTSDYPAGDSRTARVLHDELDFFVDVDPEPYGRRVVEDFVRWLGTWEDPARRPQEAPSRETTEEYLLDGPPYPQVPGMPLTWPYRWIESECSGDFHLPGWVLDRGIAVVSADEAGKPWVRLERRLAHVYMTALARKVADANNMAMVTDQQGLPGHPHGWGSEPAPYDRTGMDPQAMYAVVALRAVLPRGLEDVPVQHIVEARRALADEFDAFRRHVTELADSFAESAAGQDPAVLRARMEMAADRDIRTLLGDLERGLRSQRLEPVRAVFSLKTPEVPIVLSVLGTTFSGHSSLSESALEAGAIAACFVSAGWRAGTRVAASRRSPAGYLLGLREELDPQNLIDRIRRNRRHVRVD from the coding sequence GTGTCCGACATCGCTCTCTACTACCCGGACGTGTTCGTCCAGGACGAGACATGGTTGAAGGCCGCCGCACTGTACTGGCCCAGGATCGCGCGCCTGATGACGTCGGACTACCCCGCCGGCGACTCACGAACAGCCCGGGTGCTTCATGACGAGTTGGACTTCTTCGTCGACGTGGACCCCGAACCGTACGGCCGTCGCGTCGTGGAGGACTTCGTCCGCTGGTTGGGCACGTGGGAAGATCCGGCGCGCCGCCCGCAGGAGGCGCCGTCACGAGAGACCACCGAGGAATACCTACTGGACGGTCCTCCGTACCCTCAGGTCCCGGGGATGCCGCTCACCTGGCCCTATCGATGGATCGAGTCCGAGTGCAGCGGCGACTTTCACCTCCCGGGATGGGTACTGGACCGGGGCATCGCGGTGGTTTCTGCCGATGAAGCCGGAAAGCCGTGGGTGCGGTTGGAGCGCCGCCTCGCACACGTCTACATGACCGCGCTCGCCCGCAAGGTTGCCGATGCCAACAACATGGCGATGGTGACGGATCAGCAGGGCCTCCCCGGGCACCCCCATGGGTGGGGGAGCGAGCCGGCACCGTACGACCGCACCGGCATGGACCCGCAGGCGATGTACGCGGTGGTGGCGCTGCGGGCCGTGCTGCCGCGCGGCCTGGAAGACGTCCCGGTCCAGCACATCGTGGAGGCCCGCCGGGCCTTGGCGGACGAGTTCGACGCATTCCGCCGGCATGTCACCGAACTGGCGGATTCATTCGCCGAGTCGGCCGCAGGCCAGGATCCGGCAGTTCTGCGCGCGCGGATGGAAATGGCGGCGGACCGAGACATCCGTACCCTGCTCGGTGACCTTGAACGAGGTCTGCGCTCGCAGCGTCTCGAACCGGTTCGGGCGGTCTTCTCTCTGAAGACTCCTGAGGTGCCGATCGTGCTGTCCGTCCTGGGGACGACGTTTTCGGGCCACAGCAGCCTCTCGGAGAGCGCTCTTGAAGCCGGTGCGATCGCCGCCTGCTTCGTGAGTGCGGGCTGGCGTGCGGGCACTCGCGTCGCTGCCTCTCGCCGTTCGCCTGCGGGTTACCTCCTGGGACTGCGCGAGGAACTCGATCCGCAGAATCTGATCGACCGGATCCGGCGGAACAGGCGTCATGTCCGCGTGGACTGA
- a CDS encoding Zn-ribbon domain-containing OB-fold protein, with translation MAGALRPMEAASQARLRGSRCAGACSVTACPAEESCPRCGGPAEPVALSGAGTLWTWTVQRYAPKSPPYQAPSGGFRPFGVGYVELPEGVRVAAVLDVDLEAIRIGMPLELGPGEDGGVPRARALAAGDARKEGG, from the coding sequence GTGGCAGGGGCGCTGAGGCCGATGGAGGCGGCCTCGCAGGCGCGGCTCCGGGGCTCACGCTGCGCCGGCGCCTGCTCGGTGACCGCCTGCCCCGCGGAGGAGTCCTGCCCGCGCTGCGGGGGGCCGGCCGAGCCCGTCGCGCTGAGCGGCGCGGGCACCCTGTGGACCTGGACGGTGCAGCGGTACGCGCCCAAATCCCCGCCGTACCAGGCGCCTTCGGGCGGCTTCCGGCCGTTCGGAGTCGGCTACGTCGAGCTGCCCGAGGGCGTCCGGGTGGCGGCCGTTCTGGACGTGGACCTGGAGGCGATCCGGATCGGGATGCCGCTGGAACTCGGACCGGGCGAGGACGGCGGCGTCCCACGGGCCAGGGCGCTCGCGGCAGGCGACGCACGGAAGGAGGGCGGATGA
- a CDS encoding thiolase family protein gives MSAEVLVCGAGRTPFGRTEESGRQLAVRAAGAALADAGIGWSRVRAAFGGSDSAGLADTLVSRLGLTGIPFVNVKNGCATGGSALVSAVNAIRAGMADVVLAVGFDKHPRGAFDPRPEDWGLGEEYGRDGLMVTTQFFGMKIRRYIHDHGITSETLAQVAEKAYRNGELTPEAWRRKPVTAAEVLDSGMVSDPLTRFMFCSPAAGAAALVLCSPAAAREMAGSPVALRAAAVRTRRFGSFEVFSPWIPGGELTSVSRDASAAAFEEAGIGPEDVEVCQLQDTESGAEVMHLAECGFCEDGEQGGLIASGGTAIGGRLPVNTDGGCIANGEPIGASGLRQVYEVVQQLRGAAGERQVPGEPRVGFTHVYGAPGVSACTVLIR, from the coding sequence ATGAGCGCCGAGGTACTGGTCTGCGGCGCCGGGCGGACCCCCTTCGGTCGCACCGAGGAGAGCGGCCGGCAGCTGGCCGTGCGGGCGGCCGGCGCCGCGCTCGCGGACGCCGGGATCGGCTGGTCCCGGGTGCGGGCCGCCTTCGGCGGCAGCGACAGCGCCGGGCTCGCGGACACCCTGGTCTCCCGGCTCGGCCTCACCGGAATCCCGTTCGTCAACGTCAAGAACGGCTGTGCCACCGGCGGCAGCGCCCTGGTCTCCGCGGTCAACGCGATCCGCGCGGGGATGGCGGACGTGGTCCTCGCGGTCGGCTTCGACAAGCACCCGCGCGGGGCCTTCGACCCGCGCCCCGAGGACTGGGGCCTGGGCGAGGAGTACGGCCGGGACGGGTTGATGGTCACCACGCAGTTCTTCGGCATGAAGATCCGCCGCTATATCCACGATCACGGGATCACCTCCGAGACCCTGGCGCAGGTCGCGGAGAAGGCCTACCGGAACGGCGAGTTGACGCCCGAGGCCTGGCGGCGCAAGCCGGTGACCGCGGCCGAGGTGCTGGACTCCGGGATGGTCAGCGATCCGCTGACCCGCTTCATGTTCTGCTCTCCGGCGGCGGGCGCGGCGGCGCTGGTGCTCTGCTCGCCGGCGGCGGCCCGGGAGATGGCGGGGTCGCCGGTGGCTCTGCGCGCGGCGGCCGTGCGTACCCGGCGGTTCGGCTCCTTCGAGGTGTTCAGCCCGTGGATCCCCGGCGGCGAACTCACCAGCGTCAGCCGGGACGCCTCGGCTGCCGCCTTCGAGGAGGCCGGGATCGGCCCGGAGGACGTCGAGGTCTGCCAGTTGCAGGACACCGAGAGCGGTGCCGAGGTGATGCACCTGGCCGAGTGCGGCTTCTGCGAGGACGGCGAACAGGGTGGGTTGATCGCCTCCGGCGGCACCGCGATCGGCGGCCGGCTGCCGGTCAACACCGACGGCGGCTGCATCGCCAACGGGGAGCCGATCGGGGCCTCCGGGCTGCGCCAGGTCTACGAAGTCGTGCAGCAGTTGCGCGGCGCGGCCGGAGAACGGCAGGTCCCAGGGGAGCCTCGGGTCGGCTTCACCCATGTGTACGGCGCGCCGGGCGTCAGCGCCTGCACCGTACTGATCCGCTGA
- a CDS encoding phosphotransferase family protein, which translates to MSAELFGRIRDRLAGLHPGAEIGEPRALPGGHSGLTYSVAAGDDRYVVKAVPPGQRPVGRNDVLRQARVLAALAGSGVPVPGLICRDERQPAWFAMEFAPGEAVEPVLDEPAVPGATAGVRMLEIARVLRRLHAVDVRTPELGTPEPLDTADELERWSRTMHAVPEELRPGGEELLKRLADEVPAGALPPVLLHGDFRLGNVLCAGERATAVVDWEIWSLGDPRIDLGWFLLFADHRNFPRLGRAVPGLPSEAELLAAYADGGDDPPEMEWFRALGRMKMAAIMGHNLRRHREGKHHDPDQERLPPTIAAMIRTARDILG; encoded by the coding sequence ATGAGCGCGGAACTCTTCGGCAGGATCCGGGACCGGCTCGCCGGGCTGCATCCGGGCGCTGAGATCGGGGAGCCGCGGGCGCTTCCCGGCGGGCACTCCGGGCTGACCTACTCGGTCGCGGCGGGGGACGACCGGTACGTGGTCAAGGCGGTGCCGCCCGGGCAGCGGCCGGTCGGCCGCAACGACGTACTGCGGCAGGCCCGGGTGCTGGCGGCGCTGGCCGGCAGCGGGGTGCCGGTACCGGGGCTGATCTGCCGGGACGAAAGGCAACCCGCTTGGTTCGCCATGGAGTTCGCGCCAGGCGAGGCTGTCGAGCCGGTGCTCGACGAGCCCGCGGTGCCGGGGGCGACGGCCGGGGTCCGGATGCTGGAGATCGCCCGGGTGCTCCGCCGGCTGCACGCCGTGGACGTGCGCACCCCGGAGCTCGGCACGCCAGAACCCCTGGACACGGCGGACGAGTTGGAGCGGTGGAGCCGCACCATGCACGCCGTGCCGGAGGAACTGCGTCCGGGCGGCGAGGAGTTGCTGAAACGGCTCGCCGATGAGGTGCCCGCCGGGGCGCTGCCGCCGGTGCTCCTGCACGGCGACTTCCGGCTCGGCAATGTGCTGTGCGCGGGGGAGCGGGCGACGGCGGTGGTGGACTGGGAGATCTGGAGCCTCGGCGATCCCCGCATCGACCTGGGCTGGTTCCTCCTCTTCGCCGACCACCGGAACTTCCCCCGGCTGGGCCGGGCGGTCCCTGGACTGCCGAGCGAGGCCGAGCTGCTGGCGGCGTACGCCGACGGCGGTGACGACCCGCCGGAGATGGAGTGGTTCCGGGCCCTCGGCCGGATGAAGATGGCCGCGATCATGGGCCACAACCTGCGCAGGCACCGCGAGGGCAAGCACCACGACCCGGACCAGGAACGGCTGCCGCCGACCATCGCCGCGATGATCCGCACGGCGCGCGACATCCTCGGCTGA
- a CDS encoding acyl-CoA dehydrogenase family protein has product MPGIPEPEEFGAEARRWLAGAARPRPAEGEWGSGPDSAAVFENWTEEQEREHTARTQEWERTRYDQGWGALNWAAEYGGRGLPAYYEQLYRAEEAAFDVPHRTEIFPVTQHLVAPAIGIWGTEEQKERWLRPMLRTDELACQLFSETEAGSDLAAVRTRAVRDGDHWVLDGHKVWTSGARVATWGVAVCRTDPEARKHAGITVFLVRMDAPGVSVRPIRQMTGGASFNEVYLDGVLVSDADRLGPVGEGWRVTLSVLAAERLDSGGLGLDNADRALELARHLPRPLTGAERVRAADLYVRTLVQRLIGLRVTAALVAGREPGAEASVGKLYATETMRRTSDLVAELLGPSLVADTGEWGSYSWTEHLLGAPGYSIAGGTDEIQHNIVAERVLGLPKEPVR; this is encoded by the coding sequence ATGCCTGGAATCCCGGAACCCGAGGAGTTCGGTGCCGAGGCCCGGCGCTGGCTGGCGGGCGCGGCCCGGCCGCGCCCGGCCGAGGGGGAGTGGGGCAGCGGCCCCGACTCGGCGGCCGTCTTCGAGAACTGGACGGAGGAGCAGGAGCGCGAGCACACCGCCCGCACCCAGGAGTGGGAGCGCACCCGCTACGACCAGGGCTGGGGCGCCCTCAACTGGGCGGCGGAGTACGGCGGGCGCGGCCTTCCGGCGTACTACGAGCAGCTGTACCGGGCCGAGGAGGCGGCCTTCGACGTACCGCACCGGACGGAGATCTTCCCGGTGACCCAGCACCTGGTCGCTCCGGCGATCGGGATCTGGGGGACGGAGGAGCAGAAGGAGCGCTGGCTCCGTCCGATGCTCCGCACCGACGAGCTGGCCTGCCAGCTCTTCTCCGAGACCGAGGCCGGCTCCGACCTGGCCGCCGTGCGCACCAGGGCGGTGCGGGACGGTGACCACTGGGTGCTGGACGGGCACAAGGTGTGGACCTCCGGGGCGCGCGTCGCCACCTGGGGCGTGGCCGTCTGCCGGACCGACCCCGAGGCGCGCAAGCACGCCGGGATCACCGTCTTCCTGGTGCGGATGGACGCCCCCGGGGTGAGCGTGCGGCCCATCCGCCAGATGACCGGGGGCGCCAGCTTCAACGAGGTCTATCTGGACGGGGTGCTGGTATCGGACGCGGACCGGCTCGGTCCGGTCGGCGAGGGCTGGCGGGTGACGCTCAGCGTGCTGGCCGCCGAGCGGCTGGACTCCGGCGGCCTCGGCCTGGACAACGCCGACCGGGCGCTCGAACTCGCCCGGCACCTGCCAAGGCCGCTCACCGGCGCCGAGCGGGTGCGGGCCGCGGACCTCTACGTCCGCACCCTGGTCCAGCGGCTGATCGGTCTCCGGGTGACGGCGGCGCTGGTCGCCGGGCGGGAGCCGGGGGCGGAGGCCTCGGTCGGCAAGCTCTACGCCACCGAGACCATGCGGCGCACGAGCGACCTGGTCGCCGAACTGCTCGGACCGAGCCTGGTCGCGGACACCGGGGAGTGGGGCAGCTACTCCTGGACCGAGCACCTGCTCGGCGCCCCCGGCTACAGCATCGCGGGCGGCACCGACGAGATCCAGCACAACATCGTCGCCGAGCGGGTGCTCGGCCTGCCGAAGGAGCCGGTCCGATGA
- a CDS encoding STAS domain-containing protein, producing MDRLLIHLDPRNARLALHGELDAVNVAKLSDALTDLIEQGHRHLQLDLSEVTWCDQAGLDAILGYGHALRASNRSLTLSAASPAVHRMLEHAGLPLRLPITALGENRNGK from the coding sequence ATGGATCGTTTGCTCATCCACCTCGACCCGCGCAATGCCAGGCTCGCCCTGCACGGGGAGCTGGACGCGGTCAACGTGGCCAAACTCAGCGACGCGCTCACCGACTTGATCGAACAGGGACACCGGCACCTGCAATTGGATCTCTCCGAGGTCACCTGGTGCGACCAAGCGGGCCTGGACGCCATCCTTGGCTACGGCCACGCCTTGCGCGCGAGCAACCGCAGCCTGACCCTGAGCGCCGCCAGCCCCGCAGTCCACCGAATGCTCGAACACGCCGGCCTCCCGCTCCGACTGCCCATCACGGCCCTCGGGGAGAATCGGAACGGAAAATGA
- a CDS encoding acyl-CoA dehydrogenase family protein has product MDFGLSPRASELRGRIRAFMDERVIPAEAVYDRQIAAAADPHALPPVMTELKEQARAEGLWNLFMTHGDWGAGLSNLEYAPLAEEMGRSIIGNEVFNCSAPDTGNMELLALFGTRAQQERWLKPLLTAGIRSCFAMTEPEVASSDARNIRTRIARDGGDYVVNGRKWYTSGILDPDCRLIIVMGKTDPDAPTYRQQSMLLVPRDTPGVTVVRDLPMFGYTDRCGHGEVLFEDVRVPAENILGGEGEGFALAQGRLGPGRMHYAMRAVGFAERALRLMCERVTERTAFGGPLAERGVVREWIARSRIEIEQLRLLVLKSSWLMDTRGNAAARMEVAAIKVAALEVAHRVVDRAVQAFGAAGVSDDTVLARLYAITRALRIADGPDEVHLRTVARQELAPYKKAEDEKAGAEKAGAEA; this is encoded by the coding sequence GTGGATTTCGGACTATCCCCACGGGCGAGCGAACTCCGGGGACGCATCAGGGCGTTCATGGACGAGCGGGTCATCCCGGCCGAAGCGGTCTACGACCGGCAGATCGCCGCGGCGGCGGACCCGCACGCGCTGCCGCCGGTGATGACCGAGCTCAAGGAGCAGGCGCGGGCCGAGGGCCTGTGGAACCTCTTCATGACACACGGCGACTGGGGCGCGGGGCTCAGCAACCTCGAATACGCCCCATTGGCCGAGGAGATGGGCCGCTCCATCATCGGCAACGAGGTCTTCAACTGCTCGGCGCCGGACACCGGGAACATGGAGCTGCTCGCCCTCTTCGGCACCAGGGCCCAGCAGGAGCGCTGGCTGAAGCCGCTGCTGACCGCCGGGATCCGTTCCTGCTTCGCGATGACGGAGCCGGAGGTGGCCAGCTCCGACGCCCGCAACATCCGTACCCGGATCGCCCGGGACGGCGGCGACTACGTGGTCAATGGCCGCAAGTGGTACACCTCCGGGATCCTCGACCCGGACTGCCGGCTGATCATCGTGATGGGCAAGACCGACCCGGACGCGCCCACCTACCGGCAGCAGAGCATGCTCCTCGTCCCCCGGGACACCCCCGGCGTCACCGTCGTCCGCGATCTGCCGATGTTCGGCTACACCGACCGCTGCGGCCACGGCGAGGTGCTCTTCGAGGACGTCCGGGTGCCGGCGGAGAACATCCTCGGCGGCGAGGGGGAGGGATTCGCCCTGGCGCAGGGGCGGTTGGGCCCGGGTCGGATGCACTACGCGATGCGCGCGGTCGGCTTCGCCGAGCGGGCCCTGCGGCTGATGTGCGAGCGGGTCACCGAGCGCACCGCCTTCGGCGGGCCGCTGGCCGAGCGCGGGGTGGTGCGGGAGTGGATCGCCCGCAGCCGGATCGAGATCGAGCAGCTGCGCCTGCTGGTGCTCAAGTCCTCCTGGCTGATGGACACCAGGGGCAACGCGGCCGCCCGGATGGAGGTGGCCGCGATCAAGGTGGCCGCGCTGGAGGTGGCCCACCGGGTGGTGGACAGGGCCGTCCAGGCCTTCGGCGCGGCGGGCGTCAGCGACGACACCGTACTGGCCCGGCTCTACGCGATCACCCGGGCGCTGCGGATCGCCGACGGCCCGGACGAGGTGCATCTGCGCACGGTCGCCCGCCAGGAGCTGGCCCCGTACAAGAAGGCGGAAGACGAGAAGGCGGGGGCCGAGAAGGCGGGAGCAGAGGCATGA